The Zerene cesonia ecotype Mississippi chromosome 2, Zerene_cesonia_1.1, whole genome shotgun sequence region GACTCACCTTGTCTATACCCATACACCACACCCGCAGCGGCAGCCCGTCGACGGCGCGTGAAGAGACTCACCTTGTCTATGCCCATGCACCTCATCTGCAGGAGCAGCTCGTCGACGGGGCGGCGGCAGAGGTCGGGCGCGTGGTGCGGCGCGCAGTCGTGCTGGAACACCGCGCTGCTGTAGAGGCGGTAGGCGTGGCCGGCGCCCGTGCGGCCCGCGCGCCCCGCCCGCTGCGCCGCGCTCGCCTGCGACGTCCACACCACGCGCCACGCGCTCGCGCCCGTGCGGTGGTCGTACACTCTGAAATATGTTCAATATTGTACctattgtatatgtatgtattttatatgttacatacAACTAGTCGGATTCACACGTGGTACGTTTATCCTCCCCATGTGAACCTTAGGTAGGTTCACATGGGGCAGTCTTCGTTACAGCCTTTTAGGTCATCCACTGTTTGATTTTGACAATTTTGAGCCTGGCTATGATAttcataaatgtaatttgattattataaatatactcacTTCATCTTCTTCTTTCCAGTGTCAACAACATACTTAATGGCTGGAATCGTCAATGATGTTTCCGCAACGTCAGTACTAACTACACACAGTCTCGCTCCAACAGGGGGAGTTTCAAAGACTCGCGCCTGTTTCGATGAACTAAGCATAGAGAATAAAGGCAGGACCCACAGAGGCTGCCGGCAAGATTTTATTTCTGGTGTTAGACTGTCGTCTTCGAAATCTGAATGTAGAATAAATAAGAAGGTAAAAACAGTATGTTTTTTCtatcaaaataacaaactaaAACTAGGCtaatcaataacaataatcaCCAAAATCTGTTCACCCAGTCAAAAATTCTGAGATAACAGAACGAAAAACAAATTCAGTCAAATTGATAACCGCCTCCTTTTTTGATGTCGgttgaaaaaacaatataatcatattctatttttaatacttaattaaatgcaGCATGCTAATgaactaataatattttactcggaaataaaaaaataacattcaatgaAAAGCTTGGATACCTGCTGAAAAATTATGcgcctttttaatttattttagatatatttataactagcggttcaccccggcttcgcctgtggtacatatatagcctatacccttcctcaataaatgggctatctaacactaaaagaattgttcaaatcgaaccagtagttcctgatattagtgcgttccaacaaacaaacaaactcttcagctttataatattagtatatatataaaattctcgtgtcagagttttcgttgccaaactcctccgaaacggcttgaccgattcctctgaaatttggtaagcatattgggtaggtctgagaatcggccaacatctattttttatcccgatattcctacgggatacggacttacgcgggtgaaaccgcggggcgcagctagtattagtatagattagctTTCTTAGCCGCGGTTGTACTTCGTGAATTTTCAAAGCAGAATTTTTTAGACTTAATATGCAATGGCACCAACTTCAAATAGATGAGTAAGTAACgattatagtaaatataatacatttttttttttcgcttttgaatggttttgaagttggttaaataaaaaaaaaattattaaaaattttggttgtacacatatatatggtctggttaatattttattgtatgtataattaatgttcCTTAGTAGTatggttaaataaatacctgaATCACTCAAATGTCCTTcgctatcatcatcatttccCACTAAATCAGCCTGCCCATCATCTTCAGGTATGTCGTAATCGTCCAAATTGATCTTGGgtaacgtttttaatttatttttagcctTCTTTCTTGCTTTCCTAGCACGcttcatttctttttctaCCTAATTTGTTAGGGCAAtagttataagaaaatattttaaacaaaaatttaaatatatgttatatctatgtgtttataaagaaaaaatatatcgcctttacaatttgataatttgaaaaaggtttaggcgtgaagaaatTACAAGAGAAATTACagaatttcattcatatttataatatttaattgggatttacctcatcatcatcagattCAATGTCTTCTGGTTCAGAATCGAGTGCTGTATTGACTTCTGcagtggattttttttttgcgattATTTTCGAATAATCGATGTCTTTTCGATATGGAAACGACGCTTTCAATTTGCGCACGAGGTAATTGacctaaaaaattatttaaattacagcaatttgttcatatttttcttttcaacaaTAAATGTGCTTTGTAACTGCTAGGAACATTACCAATcttgaatgaaattaatatatttctatactaAGCACATGAAATTAATGATATCATAAACATatcaagttatttttaaaactcgataaaattattcgtaAATAACGCATATtcgtaaataattatcatacaatAACTTACTTCTTGTTGACCGGTTACAAATATAAGTATGCCACCTTCCGGCAATcttgtgtgtatttttacCGCCTTTTTATAAGCTTCTTTCAAATAATCACTGTATGTATTcttattgaaatgtattgtAACAGGAAACTGTCTTGAATCaatcttaaaaaaagaacagaCAATtaagcaaattattattattattttttttttcaaaatatcgaaattaaattagttaattaattaaattagtctTTGggaatacaatatattttccaaAGAGAGATTTCTAAGAAATATATCACATCTAAATGTGCTTACCGTAATCAAAGGCGGCGGTTCCTTAAACAATCTAGTGTTTTCCGTGAAATCTTCCACTCTCAACGTAGCTGACATAATGATAAGCCTCAAAGGGCTACCTCGTTTCCTCCGTAATGGAACTATTCTAGACAATAAGCCAAGTAGAATATCGGTATATACACTTCTTTCATGAGCTTCATCTATGATTACTACTGAATACTTGCTGAGGAGGAAATCTGACTGTATTTCTTTTAAGAGAACACCTGTAATTTGATATgatgaaagaaaattaatacgtTTGTATGTAGCAGTGCCAAAagtataaattcataatatgatattcatgacacaaaaaaattaagatacttcaaaaaaatttaattttatagtagtttattttcatattgacACAAAGAGCTTTTACTGTAATGATAAAATCTTATCCTAAAAATACATGAAGATGTCTAGGGGTCTATACAGAAAAGTGTAAAATTACATCCCGTAAACAAGTATgacaaaacaaattgttttattttctttgcgCAACTTAATACTTAATTGACTGTGACTGAAATATCTCTTACTCTTTAAAAAGGAATTATTAACCACTTACCATCAgtcataaatttaatctttgtATCCCTTGTAACATTTCCTTCAAACCGCATCAAGTAAGAGACCTCTTTGTTACTCAAGCCCAATTCATGAGCGACTCTCGAAGACATGGCTACAGTGGCGACTCTCCTTGGCTCAGTCACAGCAATCATTTGTTTTTCCGCATAACCAGCTTCATACAGAAACTGAGGTATTTGTGTTGTTTTACCGCTACCTACAAAGagataacataaatagaatgtatttgtcaaaaatttcaataagtaAGGCTTGACAGTATGATGAAAGCCCAAAAGCTTTCATCATACTGTCAAGCCGTGAATTCCAGCAAAATAACTGCAGAGACACTACttattaggtttttttttcaaatatacattatttacctatttttCACTTAGGAATtactactaataaaaaaaaatcacctgTTTCTCCAGCAACAATGAGAAACTCATTTTCATTAATGAGCTCCATTATTTTTTGCTCCTCACCCAAAATAGGCAATTTCAACCTTGCTACCTGCACTTTAGGGTCTCTCTTAACATTGATGTGTATAGTTTCATGAGACAGCAGTGGTTTTTTTACTTCCTTAAgctttttattagatttattgttctttttatttttattttttgtgtctttTTCTGCTTCATCTATATTAAGACTCTTAACATCATCATTTATAACAATGCTGTTTTGttcttctttaatttctactggatcggaaattatttttgtattgcttTCTTCTAAGATACATTCATGGTCTCCATTTTCAATAGCATCCTCATCAGATTCTGATGTAATTTCTCCGGAAGAATCTTCTAATCCAACAACATTTGGGTcatactttgttttttttactttattggCATTTTCCATTCTGAGAAGACGTAAACGTTTCTTTGCTCctgaaaaaatcaatttgtttacAATTCATACTTTTTACAGCTTCTGAATATTGCAGGTATTATTGTATTCACACATATATACCAGTTATCCTTACTGTATTGATTTCTCTTTAAGAGTCttcaattctattaaaaaaattacattatttttttacccaaaatattcaaatttattacctGCTATACTACTAAATTTTTTGGGTTCTTCTTGCTCTTCATCTTGTCTCTTAACTTTCAAATTTGCAGTTTCTACATCATATTCATTAAGTTTTCTTAGACCAAGGGTTTGGAAAGCAGATATTGTAGTAAGTTGGTCAACTTCTTCTTTAGAAGCTTGCACTTGAGTCAGAGATTCTAATAATGATGCCCTCTAAAATGCATACATATGTGtgaaattaactttaaataattaattgttaaaggttttacatttcattaatacatatgaaaactataatatttgttcCCTTTTCAAGAACATAACCAAATATGAGCATTATCTTGAAGATGAGAGAGATAATTTATCAAACCGGAAAAGgggtaatttttatataacaaggAGTAGAAGCACAGCATAGAAAAGCccaacatatttattgttttccttattgttgttatttttttctttattataatatttcaaaaacattctaaaaatacatacattttctttttttttctttttgtctattattttttccaatCGCTTCCTCTGTGCCTTGGACAAAAACCTAGTTTTTTCCTTCTTCTCTGCtacaattttagtttttctcTTTTTAGATGGCAGAGCCAATAAGTTACTGGGGTCCTCAGCACCATAGCTATTTGTTGCAAACTCTAACTTGAtctgaaattttatgaaatctatcaagataaaatatgttatactgATGTGAAGAAAACTCATCATGTATTTTTGTCTatgttaagaaatatataaattataataataaacacctctattggtatttattaataaatccaGGACTGATTCTTATAGGCACTCATAATAGGCCCAAAGCTGAGGAGACACAAATTTAAAGTTCCAATAGTTGTTTGTGCATTTTACCTTATCTtgaacaacatttttttttacactacATAGCAAGGTACATTtcttaatcaatatttaacaaaatcaataGTTATTGTAAGATAAATCATGAATTGATAtgacatttttcaaatttatgcactttattttaacctgcaaaaattgtttcattaaaaattcttatgtttataaagcctcaaaataatataagcctCAAAAGTAGATAATTATCTATTGATTAACATAACACATATTCAACTGGACTACATAAcagtaatcaaataattattgaatgaaatttatttaacacatctACCAATATGCATAAGATAACTTGATCAGTAGAATGTAAgctaaataatacatacctCATTGGTTTGAGAATTATCAACATTGGTTTTAACAACTTGACGTGCTTTAGCGTTATACCTTTTCTTACCCATTgcgaaatttaaacattacaacTAAATATTCGgctgttttaaaaacataaaaattgcgttaaaattcttaaatctGTACTTAATTCAGAAGCGAAAACTATTTTGAAAACACGTGCAATTGTTATGACATTTTATGGtggtttttttctataatcatATGTCAGTGTCAATTAAAGCTTTTACATTTTACgttaggattttttttaatctgtgcgtaaaattataaaacaagacgactatataatattgataatttatattggttTTAGGTCTACAGCTTGGAACTTTTTGCcaccattatatttttattattagttattaaagaaaataagaatgataattttttcttcaataaCCAATcttttgtctatttatttcgttttcttttatttctttacacgGATCATATAAAggaatttatacttatattttatattccgtGGATCATATAGTcgctgtaaatataataaagtaatataccTAAGTCTAtgtttgttctttttattttattagatttacaatactattaatattataatgtacctGGCAGCTCGCTTTCAAATGATTTACTCATGCCGTGAGGATGACGGAATTTATAGAAAGCTTGTGTTTTCACAAAAGTTAGTTGTGCCGCTTGTACTATAATATGTGGAAAATAACATAACCTAAACAAATTGATGTCAATTGTCATAACAAAGCGACGTGAGAAAACTAAGTAGTAAGAGGAGAAAAAATAGGATTTATGAAGCAGTTTTTACTTTgccataatacaatatattgctaattaatagaaaacttTCTAACTGTTATCAGCTATAAATATGCTGAACGAAATATCTCGCAGATGCATTAATATCAGTAAACATGaagaaacaattttgaattatcaCAATTCCGCAATAACATTACGTGGAGATAAACATCTACATATTCTGGAATTGTCCCACAACTTGCAGTGCTTGgacaagaaaattaatttagttgaATCATCAATACCTAGTCCAAAAAACAGTGCTTGTGTGGAGTACCTGGCGAACTGTTCAAAAGATGGATTAAAAAACATTGAGCTCGTGGAAATGATAACAAACCCATACTTATGGCCTTACAGTGATCATTTAAACAGGGAATTAACAAATATCATGTCATTTAAATGGTCACCATCtaatgtgatttttaataatcaaagtGTACTAGCCACATTGAATAGTGTTGgtaacttaaatttttttggaaAGCAACGAAAAGTGTGGACGGACCTCTTTGATTTTTCATCAATCATCAAGCAATATCTAGTTTCAGAGGCACTCATACCAGCTACAGTAAATAAACACATGAgctttaacaaattaaaaggaATTGTTTACTCCATTAGCATCACTACATTTTGTTGGTGTCCTCTAATTAATAAGGACAAATCATGTTTCCTTGCTACTGCTCAGAAAAGTGGGTGCATATATTTTTGGTGCCTCCTATTTCATGATTCAGATTtaagtgttaaaaatgtaggtaaaatacaaacaagtGATGTGGACATTATGTCCATGGAATGGATACCCTTTGGAAATgataagtttttgtttatatattcaaatatgctAGGAGAAATTACTGCAAATGTTTGTCAAATAcaagaagaaaaaatacagGAAATATCAACCATGTGTATATGGAAGTATAAGGATCGATCCATACCtaagtatattacatatatactaaAGGACAATAAGATAATTCTAATATTTGATAAGCACAGACATTTTATTGCACAAATGTATGatgagaaatttaatttgatatcagAAGttgtcaaaattattaatgatgaaCAAATTACAACTATAACGAAAGCAAACGAGGGGTTGTTTGTggcaacaataaatacaaatatatacacagcaaatattatatgcaatgGTGATACATTAGATTTGAGTTTTGAACAGATTCACCTGAAAGATTCCTATCTAAACCATGAATTGTATGGCCTGTGCTTTACTGAAAATGATGCTATATGTAATATAGCCCTAATTGACAGAAGTATAAAGTTTAGAAAGGaacaattaaaactatatgttGTATCATTACATTTTGAAGGAGAGAAGGAAATAgacagtttaatatttaaaaacccaTCAAATGAATTAGCTCCAATGTGGGATTGTATAGAgctaataagatataaatgtatgaaaaccAAGAAATTGCCATCAATTGATTATGCATCCTTCTACAAAGAAGCGGATAcagatatttacaaaatgaaaGTCTATTTAGTTCTGCTCCAGATGTACAACAGTCTGGAAGGCATATTAAAGAACCTGTCAAAAGGAATTTTGCCAGAAACATCAGTTGCTGTGGTTCAGGATAAAATATTAGCTGCATATGCTTCTAgtcgtatttataaaatatatgaaatgttgAATAATGATTGTGAACTTAGTACTTTAGAATCTGAAAGTTTATTCGGCTGTAGAAATTTTCTTGAACAttacagtaaaaaatataaatgttcacTGACTAATTGTGTTCCCAATGTAGATTTTCAACAAATAGATATACACAATGAGAAATCTAAGCtcaatactaataaatatatatgtcaaTTCTGTGATGATGTTATAGAAGGGTTCACCTGTAAAAGTAAACATACTAATATGTTTTGTGTATTAACATTAACACCGATAGTTGAAATGGAATATCTAGTGTGTATGCGATGTAATGTAACTGCACGGATAGACCTATATCAATTTGAGcctaaatgtgtattttgtgATGCCTATATggattgttttcatttaatttattaatcctCGAAATacgttgttttttaaatgttattatatttatNNNNNNNNNNNNNNNNNNNNNNNNNNNNNNNNNNNNNNNNNNNNNNNNNNNNNNNNNNNNNNNNNNNNNNNNNNNNNNNNNNNNNNNNNNNNNNNNNNNNNNNNNNNNNNNNNNNNNNNNNNNNNNNNNNNNNNNNNNNNNNNNNNNNNNNNNNNNNNNNNNNNNNNNNNNNNNNNNNNNNNNNNNNNNNNNNNNNNNNNNNNNNNNNNNNNNNNNNNNNNNNNNNNNNNNNNNNNNNNNNNNNNNNNNNNNNNNNNNNNNNNNNNNNNNNNNNNNNNNNNNNNNNNNNNNNNNNNNNNNNNNNNNNNNNNNNNNNNNNNNNNNNNNNNNNNNNNNNNNNNNNNNNNNNNNNNNNNNNNNNNNNNNNNNNNNNNNNNNNNNNNNNNNNNNNNNNNNNNNNNNNNNNNNNNNNNNNNNNNNNNNNNNNNNNNNNNNNNNNNNNNNNNNNNNNNNNNNNNNNNNNNNNNNNNNNNNNNNNNNNNNNNNNNNNNNNNNNNNNNNNNNNNNNNNNNNNNNNNNNNNNNNNNNNNNNNNNNNNNNNNNNNNNNNNNNNNNNNNNNNNNNNNNNNNNNNNNNNNNNNNNNNNNNNNNNNNNNNNNNNNNNNNNNNNNNNNNNNNNNNNNNNNNNNNNNNNNNNNNNNNNNNNNNNNNNNNNNNNNNNNNNNNNNNNNNNNNNNNNNNNNNNNNNNNNNNNNNNNNNNNNNNNNNNNNNNNNNNNNNNNNNNNNNNNNNNNNNNNNNNNNNNNNNNNNNNNNNNNNNNNNNNNNNNNNNNNNNNNNNNNNNNNNNNNNNNNNNNNNNNNNNNNNNNNNNNNNNNNNNNNNNNNNNNNNNNNNNNNNNNNNNNNNNNNNNNNNNNNNNNNNNNNNNNNNNNNNNNNNNNNNNNNNNNNNNNNNNNNNNNNNNNNNNNNNNNNNNNNNNNNNNNNNNNNNNNNNNNNNNNNNNNNNNNNNNNNNNNNNNNNNNNNNNNNNNNNNNNNNNNNNNNNNNNNNNNNNNNNNNTTTTTTTTAACATCTTGAGTAATGACATTTCTAATGTCTATTAACTAGCCTTTGTTGACTTcggatttttaatagattattaaatttatcaaagagaagaagaaaaagaaaattatcaatttataactaCGGAATAGAGTAATTGATATTACTCATATTGTTTACTAAcagctttaataaaaaaaaaatatctatgcaGTTGTCGTATTGATAAAATCAATTGTGGTAAATGTGGTAAGaaaatatgacataataaCAGCCAATTATGTACATTCCCCATAATAACACCTAAAGTTAAATAGATCGGTGACTGAATTTTGCATAAACGAAACAAAGAACTGCGTGTTCATGGGTGATGGTGATTGCTTACAATTCGTCGAAACACCAGCaaaagaaatttcaatattattttttatttatggaggCAATGgaggcaatggagctggtcgCCACCAGCTGCCACCACCGCGCCTGAACATTTGGTCAAAtgcagatcttacgcctctacagaTCGATagccgactttaaattagaAAGGTATTAAGAAAGGGTTGagaagaataaagaaaaggactgggaaaggtaaggaaaaggaaacggacctcCAACTTACTGTATGAAACACAGAAGCATGCTACTGTTTAACGCCGGTCTTCTACCACTTGTACCGGGGagttccccggtgcgagcggTCGCTattcgaagcgtgctcgattctcacaagaaattaataattttacagcaattttaaatacgttttaataATGACAACATTCCtaattacacaatatattttacaatgctAAATTGCTGTTtaatggtaataaaataaatatatatcaacattacttgcaaaattattaatacttaagTACCTATCCAAAATTGAATGTTAAAGtgcgataaataataatttccaaaTTATTATCTCTCGCGCCATAATtgtcctttattcctattaaGCCctcatttatattctttaaaagatAGTGAAAGTTCAGAGAAGTGAATTTCTTGTTACCTCTACCTATTCTCATTCATCACTCattgagtattatttttatctgaggatattatgaaatatactgTTTAAATGACGGATTCATAAGATACCTGGCGCTTAGGAAATTTTCGTAATTTACgaccaattaaattataacttataatgtGTGCGATCAGTCTCGTAGCGCGTATTTTAGCCGCTTGGGTCCGAAGGAAATATGGCGCCTATTCTAAGGATTCCGTAACCAAAGGGTAAAGAAGATCCCTTgtactaagacttcgctgtgCGTCTGTCTATCCGTTCATCTGTCTATCCACCTCTGTAACCAGGCTGTATCTAAAAATTTATGCGATATATTTCGATTATCtaagtatttttcattatattgaaCATAAAACCGGATTTCAAGTctgcttaattaaaaatgctaGAATAGTCTGAATGATTTGGATCTGGTTGTTTTGGAGTAAATACGGATGGCGAAGTAaatccaatattataaaaaatttatatgggaGCCTGAACCTGAAGTGTATCAtcgagaaatatttatatatttagtttttgcaAAACACGAATTTTGTTACTAATTACCTATTAGTGGAATTGTAATGGAAATCACTTCACCACTATAGCCGACTTTTCCCCCAGgagtatattttcataaacatcAAAGTTCCTGATAAGTGAACATTCATGTGAGTCAGTACTCACACGAGGGT contains the following coding sequences:
- the LOC119834428 gene encoding probable ATP-dependent RNA helicase kurz, whose protein sequence is MGKKRYNAKARQVVKTNVDNSQTNEIKLEFATNSYGAEDPSNLLALPSKKRKTKIVAEKKEKTRFLSKAQRKRLEKIIDKKKKKENRASLLESLTQVQASKEEVDQLTTISAFQTLGLRKLNEYDVETANLKVKRQDEEQEEPKKFSSIAGAKKRLRLLRMENANKVKKTKYDPNVVGLEDSSGEITSESDEDAIENGDHECILEESNTKIISDPVEIKEEQNSIVINDDVKSLNIDEAEKDTKNKNKKNNKSNKKLKEVKKPLLSHETIHINVKRDPKVQVARLKLPILGEEQKIMELINENEFLIVAGETGSGKTTQIPQFLYEAGYAEKQMIAVTEPRRVATVAMSSRVAHELGLSNKEVSYLMRFEGNVTRDTKIKFMTDGVLLKEIQSDFLLSKYSVVIIDEAHERSVYTDILLGLLSRIVPLRRKRGSPLRLIIMSATLRVEDFTENTRLFKEPPPLITIDSRQFPVTIHFNKNTYSDYLKEAYKKAVKIHTRLPEGGILIFVTGQQEVNYLVRKLKASFPYRKDIDYSKIIAKKKSTAEVNTALDSEPEDIESDDDEVEKEMKRARKARKKAKNKLKTLPKINLDDYDIPEDDGQADLVGNDDDSEGHLSDSDFEDDSLTPEIKSCRQPLWVLPLFSMLSSSKQARVFETPPVGARLCVVSTDVAETSLTIPAIKYVVDTGKKKMKVYDHRTGASAWRVVWTSQASAAQRAGRAGRTGAGHAYRLYSSAVFQHDCAPHHAPDLCRRPVDELLLQMRCMGIDKVVNFPFPTAPDRMQLRLAEKRLEILGILEKYETNNKGRGGEDVLKVTALGKAVSAFPLLPRYGKMLALSHQQNLLPYSIALVAALTVPEIMSGKPDCWPATGNSLLLGDPGVLLRAVGAAEYAHTKGEEELFCAKYGLREKALKEIRKIRKQLTSEINLSVSGVNVTVDPQMGPPDENQARLLRQLLLSGLGDQVGRKIAMHEVKEGEDKRKYKYAYHCGDLEEPVHLHSESILRKTIPEWVVYQELYETGGDERRKMVMRNVAAIEPEWLPVYVPQLCNLESLSDPEPRYDEKSGRVKCHYKGTFGKAGWELPIVEIDFPDKIERYRWFARFLLEGSVFPKLMKYATSLLSPPSTMIKSWAKLQPRTEILLKALIARRCGTRTELQRAWEEDSSYLQEEYLKWLPESAHNEVTLYWPPL
- the LOC119835036 gene encoding uncharacterized protein LOC119835036 yields the protein MLNEISRRCINISKHEETILNYHNSAITLRGDKHLHILELSHNLQCLDKKINLVESSIPSPKNSACVEYLANCSKDGLKNIELVEMITNPYLWPYSDHLNRELTNIMSFKWSPSNVIFNNQSVLATLNSVGNLNFFGKQRKVWTDLFDFSSIIKQYLVSEALIPATVNKHMSFNKLKGIVYSISITTFCWCPLINKDKSCFLATAQKSGCIYFWCLLFHDSDLSVKNVGKIQTSDVDIMSMEWIPFGNDKFLFIYSNMLGEITANVCQIQEEKIQEISTMCIWKYKDRSIPKYITYILKDNKIILIFDKHRHFIAQMYDEKFNLISEVVKIINDEQITTITKANEGLFVATINTNIYTANIICNGDTLDLSFEQIHLKDSYLNHELYGLCFTENDAICNIALIDRSIKFRKEQLKLYVVSLHFEGEKEIDSLIFKNPSNELAPMWDCIELIRYKCMKTKKLPSIDYASFYKEADTDIYKMKVYLVLLQMYNSLEGILKNLSKGILPETSVAVVQDKILAAYASSRIYKIYEMLNNDCELSTLESESLFGCRNFLEHYSKKYKCSLTNCVPNVDFQQIDIHNEKSKLNTNKYICQFCDDVIEGFTCKSKHTNMFCVLTLTPIVEMEYLVCMRCNVTARIDLYQFEPKCVFCDAYMDCFHLIY